From Triticum urartu cultivar G1812 chromosome 2, Tu2.1, whole genome shotgun sequence, a single genomic window includes:
- the LOC125536976 gene encoding fasciclin-like arabinogalactan protein 15, giving the protein MGAPLFGAVLLCLVLAAAAVPEQQPTLPSSSAANSSTGVNSNSVLVALLDSHYTELAELVEKALLLQSLEDAVGRGNVTIFAPRNEALERDLDPEFRAFLLEPRNLRSLQRLLLFHVLPSRLHSHSAWPASTARMTLSGEHLQLSADGHKMLVGTAEVTRPDAVVRPDGVIHGIERLLVPRSVQEDFNRRRSLAAISAVLPTGAPEVDPRTHRLKKPAPPVPLGAPPVLPVWDAMAPGPSIAPAPAPGPGSGKHHFDGHSQVKDFIQTLVLYGGYNELADILVNLTSLATEMGRLVSEGYVLTVLAPNDEAMARLTTDQLSEPGSPENILYYHMVPEYQTEESMYNAVRRFGTVRYDTLRLPQKVTAREADGSVKFGHGEGSAYLFDPDIYTDGRISVQGIDAVLFPPVEDTAKSAGASPVRKALVVTGTAKPKLRRGKLLEGACHVAAVFGGRSHFKSCQ; this is encoded by the exons ATGGGCGCGCCGCTCTTCGGCGCCGTCCTCCTCTGCCTGGTACTCGCCGCGGCGGCGGTGCCGGAGCAGCAGCCCACATTGCCCTCCTCTTCAGCGGCCAACAGCTCCACGGGGGTGAACTCCAACTCGGTGCTGGTGGCGCTGCTGGACTCGCACTACACGGAGCTGGCGGAGCTCGTGGAGAAGGCGCTGCTGCTGCAGTCGCTGGAGGACGCCGTGGGGCGGGGCAACGTCACCATCTTCGCGCCCCGGAACGAGGCCCTCGAGCGGGACCTCGACCCGGAGTTCCGCGCCTTCCTCCTTGAGCCCCGCAACCTGCGCTCCCTCCAGCGCCTGCTCCTCTTCCACGTCCTCCCCTCCCGCCTGCACTCGCACTCCGCCTGGCCCGCCTCCACCGCGCGGATGACGCTCTCCGGCGAGCACCTCCAGCTGTCAGCCGACGGCCACAAGATGCTAGTCGGCACCGCGGAGGTCACGCGGCCGGACGCGGTGGTGAGGCCCGACGGGGTCATCCACGGCATCGAGCGGCTGCTGGTGCCGCGCTCAGTTCAGGAGGATTTCAACCGCCGCCGCAGCCTGGCTGCCATCTCGGCCGTGCTCCCCACGGGCGCCCCCGAGGTGGACCCCAGGACGCACAGGCTGAAAAAGCCCGCGCCGCCCGTGCCCCTCGGCGCGCCGCCCGTGCTGCCGGTCTGGGACGCCATGGCCCCCGGCCCTTCCATCGCGCCGGCGCCGGCCCCCGGCCCCGGATCCGGGAAGCACCACTTCGACGGGCACAGCCAGGTCAAGGACTTCATCCAGACGCTGGTCCTGTACGGCGGGTACAACGAGCTCGCGGATATCCTGGTGAACCTGACGTCGCTGGCGACGGAGATGGGGCGGCTGGTCTCGGAGGGGTATGTGCTCACAGTGCTGGCCCCCAATGACGAGGCCATGGCACGGCTGACCACGGACCAGCTGAGCGAGCCCGGGTCGCCGGAGAACATCCTCTACTACCACATGGTCCCCGAGTACCAGACGGAGGAGAGCATGTACAACGCCGTGCGGAGGTTCGGGACGGTGAGGTACGACACGCTGCGGCTGCCGCAGAAGGTGACGGCGAGGGAGGCGGACGGGTCGGTTAAGTTCGGGCACGGCGAGGGGTCCGCCTACCTCTTCGATCCGGATATCTACACCGACGGGAGGATCTCTGTGCAGGGCATCGACGCGGTGCTCTTCCCGCCGGTGGAGGACACGGCCAAGAGCGCCGGCGCCTCGCCCGTGAGGAAGGCCCTCGTCGTCACCGGCACGGCCAAGCCCAAGCTCCGACGAG GGAAGTTGTTGGAAGGGGCGTGCCATGTCGCGGCTGTCTTCGGTGGGCGATCACACTTCAAGAGCTGCCAGTAG